The nucleotide window CGGTTCGGAAGACACTCTGAATTCATTAAGAGAGTATACACGCGTTAATCGTACGGCGGTTTATGCGTGCCAAGATGGTGGCGGGGTTGTAATTGATTGTGAAAATGTAGAGTTATATGGAAATGTACGTCTCGTACATTACAGAGAGAGTGGGTCTGATCATGAGTGATGTTACGGTCTATCATTATGATGCTTTCTCCACAGTTCCCGGCCAAGGTAACCCGGCAGGAGTGGTTTTTGATGCGGATCATTTAAGTGAGACGGAAATGCAGCAGATCGCTTATAAGGTTGGTTTTAATGAGACGGTATTTGTGTTGAACTCTAAAGTAGCTGACGTCAGATTACGTTATTTTACGCCAGGTCATGAGATTAATCTGTGCGGTCATGCCACAATGGCATCACTGTATGGTATGAAGACACGTGGTATGTTGGGTGACAAAGAGTTAATCGCGATTGAAACCAATGTAGGCATATTACCCATACGATTTGAGCGGAATGCCGACACCATTTACATGGAAATGAAACAGGATCAGCCGCAGTTTGTACCGTTCCAGGGTGACATCGAGAAGCTGGTAAGCGCCTTAAACCTCACTCTGGATGATGTCGACCATTCTACGCCAATCGTTTATGGAAGTACAGGAACCTGGACGTTATTAATCCCAATTCGTGAACTAAGCTCTTTTATGAAAATGAAACCGGATTCTTCCCTGTTCCCTGGTATTTTACTTGAAAACCCCAAAGCTTCGCTACATCCCTTTTGTTTCGAAACCCGTGATTCCGATGCGATGATGCATGCGAGACATTTCTCTTCACCGTACTCAGGTACGACGGAAGATCCAGTGACTGGAACAGCCTCCGGGGTGATGGGTGCTTATTATTTAACCTATGTGAAACCGGAGATCGATGAGGTACAGTTTGTGGTAGAACAAGGGCATGAGATTGGTAGAGATGGAAAGGTTCAAGTGAGTGTGATTCGGGATGGTGAGGATATGGATGTCGAAATTAAGGGGACGGCTGTTTTTGTCCGTGAACTTAACGTTGAAAATATAAAAGTATGAA belongs to Paenibacillus sp. FSL H8-0079 and includes:
- a CDS encoding PhzF family phenazine biosynthesis isomerase produces the protein MSDVTVYHYDAFSTVPGQGNPAGVVFDADHLSETEMQQIAYKVGFNETVFVLNSKVADVRLRYFTPGHEINLCGHATMASLYGMKTRGMLGDKELIAIETNVGILPIRFERNADTIYMEMKQDQPQFVPFQGDIEKLVSALNLTLDDVDHSTPIVYGSTGTWTLLIPIRELSSFMKMKPDSSLFPGILLENPKASLHPFCFETRDSDAMMHARHFSSPYSGTTEDPVTGTASGVMGAYYLTYVKPEIDEVQFVVEQGHEIGRDGKVQVSVIRDGEDMDVEIKGTAVFVRELNVENIKV